The following coding sequences lie in one Arachis ipaensis cultivar K30076 chromosome B05, Araip1.1, whole genome shotgun sequence genomic window:
- the LOC107643494 gene encoding chaperone protein dnaJ 16, which produces MPGHRSKSSEKHADGGGAKPLRRDPYEVLGVSRNSTDQEIKTAYRKMALKYHPDKNANDPKAADMFKEVTFSYNILSDPDKRRQFDTAGFEAVESDNQELELDLSSLGAVNTMFAALFSKLGVPIKTTVSATVLEEALNGVVTIRPLPLGQFISRRVEKQCAHFYSVTITEEEAQAGFVCRVHSSDKSKFKLLYFDQEENGGLSLALQEDCAKTGKVTSAGMFFLGFPVYRLDQTMNSISAAKDPDTSFFRKLEGFQPCELTELKAGTHVFAVYGDNFFKSANYTIEALCAAPFSEEKENLRNIETQILSKRAEISKFETEYREVLAQFTEMTSRYANEMQEIDELLKQRNEIHAAYTVAPLKRSSSKSRNKSSSNEAIEEGQTKEKRNTRERPKKKRWYNIHLRVDKRKAC; this is translated from the exons ATGCCGGGGCATCGGTCCAAGTCGTCGGAGAAGCACGCCGACGGCGGCGGCGCCAAGCCGCTCCGGCGGGACCCTTACGAGGTCCTCGGCGTCTCCCGCAACTCCACCGATCAGGAAATCAAAACCGCTTACCGCAAAATGGCTCTCAA ATATCATCCTGACAAGAATGCTAATGATCCTAAGGCAGCTGATATGTTCAAAGAGGTTACCTTTTCATACAATATATTGTCAGATCCTGACAAGCGTCGTCAGTTCGACACAGCTGGTTTTGAG GCTGTTGAATCGGATAACCAAGAGTTGGAGTTGGACCTTTCAAGTTTGGGTGCTGTGAATACAATGTTTGCTGCACTTTTTAG TAAACTCGGTGTGCCAATTAAGACAACTGTATCAGCAACTGTTTTGGAAGAGGCCCTCAATGGTGTAGTGACCATTCGTCCACTTCCATTGGGACAGTTTATTTCTAGAAGG GTTGAGAAGCAATGTGCACATTTCTATTCAGTTACAATAACAGAAGAGGAAGCACAAGCTGGATTTGTTTGTCGAGTGCACTCATCAGACAAAAGCAAGTTCAAG TTGCTATATTTTGATCAAGAAGAAAATGGTGGATTAAGTCTTGCTCTCCAG GAAGACTGCGCAAAAACAGGGAAAGTTACCTCTGCTGGAATGTTTTTTCTTGGGTTTCCTGTTTATCGATTGGATCAGACCATGAACTCA ATATCTGCTGCAAAGGATCCAGATACATCATTTTTCAGAAAGCTTGAAGGGTTTCAACCCTGTGAATTGACAGAACTGAAGGCTGGTACCCATGTGTTTGCAGTTTATG GTGACAATTTTTTCAAAAGTGCAAACTATACGATAGAAGCTCTATGCGCTGCACCATTTAGTGAAGAAAAGGAAAATTTAAGAAACATTGAAACTCAAATTTTGTCTAAAAGGGCAGAGATATCAAAGTTTGAGACAGAGTACCGAGAG GTTCTGGCGCAGTTCACAGAGATGACAAGTAGATATGCAAATGAAATGCAAGAA ATTGATGAACTATTAAAACAACGAAATGAAATACATGCAGCGTACACTGTTGCTCCTTTGAAACGGAGTTCAAGTAAGAGTCGGAATAAAAGTTCTTCCAATGAGGCGATAGAAGAGGGCCAGACAAAAgagaagaggaatacaagagaacgaccaaagaagaagagatggtaCAACATCCACTTAAGAGTTGATAAGAGAAAGGCTTGCTAG